One stretch of Corynebacterium imitans DNA includes these proteins:
- a CDS encoding CitMHS family transporter, whose product MGLSIILVTVGVLLKGKMHPIIAMTLFPIAGALITGFGIGEIADFYGEGLERVMGVVVMFIFAIIYFGILSDVGLFDPVITALIRATRGNVMLVTLGTAAIAIVAHLDGSGSTTFLLTIPALLPLYEAMRMSRYVLLTLVALSASVMNMIPWGGPVGRAASVIDATPNEIWRHLLPAQGFAIVMVFLVAAGFGFAERRRLAKLDAHSLDDAHTPVDVHTIADDFRTSQAADRAKYNLTPRTGTWVTVVNTAITLALIGVLVSGVSSPAPAFLVGTALLLAVNFPTLDDQNDVLRRHAPTALSMAGVILAAAMFLGVLDGTGMLEQIALSLIAILPASVGAYLHVIVGLLGVPLDLATSTDAYYFSVLPIVQETSAAFGTSSMGAATAMIVGNVIGTFVSPFSPALWLGLGLAGANMGKYIRVAFPICWGFSIVLVLGAFATGMLA is encoded by the coding sequence GTGGGCCTCAGCATCATCCTTGTCACGGTCGGCGTGCTACTCAAGGGCAAAATGCACCCGATCATCGCCATGACGCTCTTCCCCATCGCCGGTGCGCTGATTACCGGCTTCGGCATCGGCGAGATCGCCGACTTCTACGGCGAAGGCCTCGAGCGAGTGATGGGCGTGGTGGTGATGTTCATCTTCGCCATCATCTACTTCGGCATCCTTTCCGATGTCGGCCTCTTCGACCCCGTCATCACCGCACTCATCCGCGCCACCCGCGGCAACGTCATGCTGGTCACGCTCGGCACCGCAGCAATCGCGATCGTCGCGCACCTCGACGGCTCCGGCTCCACGACATTCCTCCTCACCATCCCAGCGCTGTTGCCGCTGTACGAGGCGATGCGCATGTCGCGCTACGTGCTGCTGACCCTCGTCGCACTCTCGGCATCAGTCATGAACATGATCCCGTGGGGCGGCCCCGTCGGCCGCGCCGCCAGCGTCATCGACGCCACCCCAAACGAGATCTGGCGCCACCTCCTGCCCGCCCAGGGTTTCGCCATCGTGATGGTCTTTCTCGTCGCCGCAGGCTTCGGCTTTGCGGAGCGCCGCAGGCTGGCCAAGCTCGATGCGCATTCGCTTGACGACGCCCACACGCCCGTCGATGTCCACACCATCGCCGACGACTTCCGCACCTCCCAGGCCGCCGACCGGGCAAAGTACAACCTCACCCCGCGCACCGGCACCTGGGTCACCGTGGTCAACACGGCGATTACCCTTGCGCTGATCGGCGTCCTCGTCTCCGGCGTGAGCTCGCCGGCACCCGCGTTCCTCGTCGGCACCGCGCTGCTACTCGCGGTGAACTTCCCCACCCTCGACGACCAAAACGACGTCCTGCGCAGGCACGCACCCACCGCGCTGTCCATGGCCGGCGTCATCCTGGCTGCCGCCATGTTCCTGGGTGTGCTCGACGGTACCGGCATGCTCGAGCAGATCGCGCTGTCGCTGATCGCGATCCTGCCCGCCTCCGTGGGTGCCTACCTGCACGTGATCGTCGGCCTGCTGGGTGTGCCGCTGGACCTGGCCACCTCCACCGACGCCTACTACTTCTCCGTACTGCCGATCGTGCAGGAGACTTCCGCCGCCTTCGGCACCTCCAGCATGGGCGCGGCCACCGCCATGATCGTGGGCAACGTCATCGGCACCTTCGTCAGCCCCTTCTCCCCGGCGCTGTGGCTGGGGCTTGGCCTGGCTGGCGCGAACATGGGCAAGTACATCCGCGTCGCCTTCCCCATCTGCTGGGGCTTCTCCATCGTGCTGGTCCTCGGCGCATTCGCCACCGGCATGCTGGCTTAG
- a CDS encoding DEAD/DEAH box helicase — MSTSENATGSENGPDMNLSENQHTPQDVAAEESAAEDTRDAGSAEDAGASQETVEATENAESTENVESAEETAEPEKPANGFETLDLPEKVVEAVKKVGFEQPSAIQAETIPILMQDRDVVGLAQTGTGKTAAFALPILSRIDTSKRHPQALILAPTRELALQVSDSFQSFADHLGGVHILPIYGGQAYGIQLSGLRRGAQVIVGTPGRVIDHLQKGSLDISNLRFLVLDEADEMLNMGFQEDVERILEDTPDDKQVALFSATMPRAIRKISRDYLNDPVEVTVKSETRTNTNITQRYLFTAHRNKLDAITRILEVTEFEAMIVFVRTKNETEEIAEKLRARGFSAAAINGDIAQQQRERTVDQLRDGRLDILVATDVAARGLDVERISHVLNYDIPNDTESYVHRIGRTGRAGRTGEAILFVTPRERRMLRSIERVTNATIEEMDLPTVDEVNESRKVKFMDSITESLEASELQLFKSMVREYSAANNVPMDDIAAALATQALAGDEFLMKEPPKDKRDRRDRRDRWDRDDRGRGRGRDGRDGREDRGRGKRRHNDSENFDTYRLDVGKRQHVRPGAIVGALANEGGLSSKDFGRITIGGDFTLVELPKKLDKQVLDRLSDTRISGQLINIQRDHGAPPRDRGGRGRRGDFDDHRGRRGRRDDRRGRRDDRRGRGNRNWD; from the coding sequence ATGAGCACTTCCGAAAACGCGACCGGCAGCGAAAATGGGCCGGATATGAACTTGTCGGAAAATCAGCACACCCCGCAGGATGTCGCAGCCGAAGAGTCGGCTGCAGAAGACACCAGGGATGCGGGCAGCGCTGAGGACGCCGGCGCTTCGCAGGAGACTGTCGAGGCCACTGAGAACGCAGAGAGCACTGAGAACGTAGAGAGCGCCGAAGAAACCGCTGAGCCGGAAAAGCCGGCGAACGGTTTCGAGACCCTCGACCTGCCAGAAAAGGTCGTAGAGGCGGTCAAGAAGGTCGGCTTTGAGCAGCCGTCCGCCATCCAGGCCGAGACCATCCCGATTTTGATGCAGGACCGCGACGTCGTGGGCCTGGCGCAGACCGGTACGGGCAAGACCGCGGCGTTTGCGCTGCCGATCTTGAGCCGCATCGACACCTCGAAGCGTCACCCGCAGGCGCTGATCCTTGCGCCGACGCGCGAGCTGGCGCTGCAGGTGTCCGACTCCTTCCAGTCGTTCGCCGACCACCTTGGCGGCGTGCACATCCTGCCGATCTACGGCGGCCAGGCCTACGGCATTCAGCTGTCCGGGCTGCGCCGCGGCGCGCAGGTCATCGTGGGTACCCCGGGTCGTGTGATCGACCACCTGCAGAAGGGGTCGCTGGACATCTCCAACCTGCGCTTCCTCGTCCTGGACGAGGCGGACGAGATGCTGAACATGGGCTTCCAGGAAGACGTGGAGCGCATCCTGGAGGACACCCCGGACGACAAGCAGGTCGCGCTGTTCTCGGCGACGATGCCGCGCGCGATCCGTAAGATCTCCCGTGACTACCTCAACGACCCGGTCGAGGTGACCGTCAAGTCGGAGACGCGCACGAACACGAACATCACGCAGCGCTACCTGTTTACTGCGCACCGCAACAAGCTCGACGCGATCACCCGCATCCTCGAGGTCACCGAGTTTGAGGCGATGATCGTCTTCGTCCGCACGAAGAACGAGACCGAGGAGATCGCCGAGAAGCTGCGCGCCCGTGGGTTCTCCGCGGCCGCCATCAACGGCGATATCGCCCAGCAGCAGCGTGAGCGTACCGTCGATCAGCTTCGCGACGGCCGCTTGGACATCCTGGTCGCCACCGATGTCGCCGCCCGCGGCCTCGATGTGGAGCGCATCTCGCACGTGCTGAACTACGACATTCCGAACGACACGGAGAGCTACGTCCACCGCATCGGTCGTACTGGCCGCGCGGGGCGTACCGGCGAGGCGATCCTCTTTGTCACTCCGCGTGAGCGTCGCATGCTGCGCTCGATCGAGCGCGTGACGAACGCGACAATCGAGGAGATGGACCTGCCGACTGTCGACGAGGTCAACGAGAGCCGCAAGGTGAAGTTCATGGATTCGATCACCGAATCCCTGGAGGCCTCCGAGCTGCAGCTGTTCAAGTCGATGGTGCGCGAGTACTCGGCCGCAAACAACGTGCCGATGGACGACATCGCCGCGGCGCTTGCCACCCAGGCGCTGGCTGGCGACGAGTTCCTCATGAAGGAGCCGCCGAAGGACAAGCGTGACCGTCGAGATCGTCGCGACCGCTGGGACCGTGACGACCGCGGTCGGGGGCGTGGCCGTGACGGGCGCGACGGCCGCGAGGATCGTGGCCGCGGCAAGCGTCGCCACAACGACAGCGAGAACTTCGACACCTACCGCCTGGACGTGGGCAAGCGCCAGCACGTCCGCCCGGGCGCGATCGTCGGCGCGCTGGCGAACGAGGGTGGCTTAAGCTCCAAGGACTTTGGGCGCATCACCATCGGCGGCGATTTCACGCTGGTGGAGCTGCCGAAGAAGCTGGACAAGCAGGTGCTCGACCGTCTTTCGGACACCCGCATCTCGGGCCAGCTGATTAACATTCAGCGCGACCACGGTGCGCCGCCGCGCGATCGTGGTGGGCGTGGGCGTCGCGGTGACTTCGATGACCACCGAGGCCGCCGTGGCCGCCGAGACGATCGCCGGGGGCGTCGGGACGATCGCCGCGGCCGCGGCAACCGCAACTGGGACTAG
- a CDS encoding trypsin-like serine protease — translation MNTSRACLAAAVVSSLTLAPVVAHAAPAPIPEQGLAISTSIGNCTLGYVDKEMRIGYTAAHCGREGDRVRIIDRTTNAHSREIGTFHPSTRYDELFSNDWGYIQWDRDVQLGGNPYSGDTIIDLNDVKRGEEVCYHGETSHRGTKDITCGTFYRATGQSFAMRGAYWRPGDSGGPVWIPGRGLVGVASIGPATPGKVGTATVGRVRVEGKPMGWGAAPRDGRLIGNDEGSREFLAAAGLDSAGVYDELIDRSSKSSKSSSSEKESSSSEMTPGEILSIVIPILVVLVPLLAQLAQQFMR, via the coding sequence GTGAATACTTCCCGCGCGTGTCTCGCAGCCGCCGTTGTTTCCTCTCTGACTCTGGCTCCGGTTGTGGCGCACGCGGCACCGGCCCCGATCCCCGAGCAGGGGCTGGCGATTTCCACGAGCATCGGGAATTGCACGCTGGGGTACGTGGACAAAGAGATGCGCATTGGCTACACGGCCGCGCACTGCGGCCGGGAGGGCGACCGGGTGCGCATCATCGACCGCACCACGAACGCGCACAGCCGCGAGATCGGCACCTTCCACCCGTCGACGCGCTATGACGAGCTGTTTTCCAACGACTGGGGCTACATCCAGTGGGATCGCGACGTGCAGTTGGGCGGTAACCCGTATTCGGGCGATACCATCATCGATCTGAACGACGTCAAGCGCGGTGAAGAGGTTTGCTATCACGGCGAGACCTCCCACAGGGGCACCAAAGACATCACGTGCGGGACGTTCTACCGAGCGACGGGGCAGAGCTTTGCCATGCGCGGCGCGTACTGGCGGCCGGGCGATTCCGGCGGCCCGGTGTGGATCCCGGGGCGCGGTCTTGTAGGCGTGGCCTCGATCGGGCCTGCCACACCGGGCAAGGTGGGTACCGCGACGGTCGGTCGGGTGCGCGTCGAGGGCAAGCCGATGGGCTGGGGTGCCGCCCCGCGCGACGGCCGCCTGATTGGCAACGATGAGGGCTCCCGCGAGTTCCTCGCTGCGGCGGGCCTGGATTCTGCGGGTGTCTATGATGAGCTGATTGATAGAAGCTCCAAGTCTTCGAAGAGTTCCTCCTCGGAAAAGGAGTCCTCGAGCTCGGAGATGACCCCGGGCGAGATCCTCTCGATTGTCATCCCGATCCTGGTGGTGCTCGTGCCGCTTCTCGCACAGCTGGCCCAGCAGTTTATGCGCTAA
- a CDS encoding HNH endonuclease family protein produces MRTFLSLLTVATLLIVPFPTPRSQFGVSAGLPRATVLGYSRDAFGTGWAPLADGCTTRQAALNATFGAAPVAGSPRDSCPAPRDTPVVGPYTGQPITPYDVELDHVLPLSAAWDLGAHAWEQSRREAFANDPLNLVVVAAAANQQKSDQLPSEWMPPKRAQRCAYAHRLADVARAYELSLPRADLREMRRACGGIAGLLGARTM; encoded by the coding sequence ATGCGCACTTTTCTTAGCCTTCTCACCGTCGCCACACTTCTCATCGTCCCCTTCCCTACGCCGCGCAGCCAATTCGGCGTCAGCGCAGGCCTGCCGCGCGCTACGGTGCTCGGCTACAGCCGCGATGCCTTCGGCACCGGCTGGGCCCCGCTTGCCGACGGCTGCACCACCCGCCAAGCAGCCCTCAACGCCACCTTCGGCGCCGCCCCTGTTGCCGGCTCACCCCGTGACAGCTGCCCCGCCCCGCGCGACACGCCCGTCGTCGGGCCCTACACCGGTCAACCGATTACTCCTTACGACGTAGAGCTCGACCACGTTCTGCCCCTCTCCGCCGCCTGGGACCTGGGTGCCCACGCGTGGGAGCAGTCGCGTCGTGAAGCCTTTGCCAACGACCCGCTTAACCTCGTCGTTGTCGCGGCCGCCGCCAACCAGCAAAAGTCCGACCAGTTGCCCAGCGAATGGATGCCGCCCAAGCGCGCACAGCGCTGCGCCTACGCACACAGACTCGCCGACGTCGCCCGCGCCTACGAGCTTTCCCTGCCGCGAGCCGATCTGCGCGAGATGCGCCGCGCCTGCGGCGGCATTGCCGGACTTCTTGGCGCTCGCACCATGTGA